In one window of Sulfuricaulis sp. DNA:
- a CDS encoding dienelactone hydrolase family protein, whose amino-acid sequence MRRLLFTVLTAFIGLASAQAAIKGVPVEYKSNGTVHNGYLVYDDAIMAKRPGVLVIHEWWGHDEHARNSARKLAEAGYVALALDMYGDGKQAHHPDDAGKFSGEVRKNQSLMKSRFQAGMKLLEKQSRVDSKRLAAIGYCFGGSVVLEMARAGEKLRGVASFHGGLATENPAKPGKIKAKVLVMNGAEDPFVPAEQIAAFKKEMESAKADYKFVNYPGAKHSFTNPNADANGAKFKLPLAYDAQADQASWSDLQSFLKLVFN is encoded by the coding sequence ATGCGGAGACTTTTATTTACAGTCCTGACAGCTTTCATCGGGCTGGCGTCGGCGCAGGCGGCGATCAAGGGAGTACCGGTCGAATACAAGTCGAATGGCACGGTTCACAATGGCTATCTGGTGTATGACGATGCCATCATGGCCAAGCGCCCGGGCGTGCTGGTGATCCACGAGTGGTGGGGACACGATGAGCACGCACGCAACAGCGCCCGCAAGCTTGCCGAGGCCGGCTATGTGGCGCTGGCGCTGGACATGTACGGCGACGGCAAACAGGCGCATCACCCCGACGATGCCGGTAAGTTTTCCGGCGAGGTGCGCAAGAATCAATCACTGATGAAATCGCGCTTTCAAGCCGGTATGAAACTCCTTGAAAAACAGTCGCGCGTTGATAGCAAGCGCCTGGCCGCGATCGGTTACTGTTTCGGTGGCAGTGTGGTGCTGGAAATGGCGCGCGCCGGAGAAAAATTGCGCGGTGTGGCAAGCTTCCATGGGGGTCTGGCGACCGAAAATCCGGCCAAGCCGGGGAAGATCAAGGCCAAGGTGCTGGTAATGAACGGGGCGGAGGATCCTTTCGTGCCGGCGGAGCAGATTGCGGCCTTCAAGAAAGAAATGGAAAGCGCCAAGGCTGACTACAAGTTTGTCAACTACCCGGGCGCCAAGCATAGCTTCACAAATCCCAACGCCGACGCCAATGGCGCCAAGTTTAAATTACCGCTGGCCTATGACGCCCAGGCCGATCAGGCTTCATGGTCCGATCTGCAATCGTTCCTGAAGCTTGTCTTTAACTGA
- a CDS encoding phosphotransferase enzyme family protein: MPIEKDIACRFVPNGNITAIQPYGLGLINDTFLVTTDTGRQIILQRINRHVFPRPERIMENLRVLAEHVRQRAATDSASGRTLRLPEILMARDGRNFTIDAKGGFWRAQEFIEHTRTYDNICNIAQAEEIGFALGRFHALIHDLDPVRLHQTLPGFHDAPGYFARFLQASARPRQSEASRELLHGLSFAQGHESLTRVLENARHEGKLVVRAIHGDTKLNNFLFDIQTGKAASLIDLDTVQPGLIHYDVGDCLRSCANPAGESPREITAVHFDLSIGQAILKNYLAETRGFLTQHDYDYLYDAIRLIPFELGLRFLTDHLEGNHYFKTEWAGQNLHRALTQFRLTASIEEHERPIKALIASLVTG; the protein is encoded by the coding sequence ATGCCCATTGAGAAAGACATTGCCTGCCGATTCGTTCCGAACGGGAATATCACCGCCATCCAGCCGTATGGACTGGGACTGATCAACGATACTTTTCTCGTCACCACCGATACCGGCCGCCAGATCATTTTGCAGCGGATTAACCGTCACGTCTTCCCGCGACCCGAGCGCATCATGGAAAACCTGCGCGTGCTGGCCGAACATGTTCGTCAACGCGCCGCAACTGACAGCGCCAGTGGACGTACGCTGCGTCTGCCCGAAATATTAATGGCCCGCGACGGCAGGAATTTCACAATCGATGCCAAGGGTGGATTCTGGCGCGCGCAGGAATTTATCGAGCATACACGCACGTATGACAACATCTGCAATATCGCACAGGCCGAGGAAATCGGTTTTGCCCTCGGCCGCTTCCATGCGCTCATCCACGACCTCGATCCTGTGCGGCTGCATCAGACGCTTCCGGGTTTTCACGATGCCCCTGGGTATTTTGCGCGCTTCCTGCAAGCCTCGGCCCGGCCGCGCCAGTCTGAGGCGAGTCGCGAGCTGCTTCATGGTTTGTCGTTCGCGCAAGGGCATGAGAGCCTTACGCGCGTCCTGGAGAATGCCAGACACGAGGGAAAACTGGTTGTAAGAGCGATCCACGGGGATACCAAGCTCAACAATTTTCTATTCGACATACAGACCGGCAAGGCAGCAAGCCTGATCGATCTCGACACCGTGCAACCGGGGCTGATTCATTATGACGTTGGCGACTGCCTGCGCTCATGCGCCAACCCTGCCGGCGAATCGCCCAGAGAGATCACTGCCGTACACTTCGATCTCAGCATCGGGCAGGCAATTCTGAAAAATTATCTGGCTGAAACCCGGGGCTTCCTGACACAGCATGACTACGACTATTTATATGACGCTATCCGTCTCATTCCCTTCGAGCTGGGGCTACGTTTTCTCACCGACCATCTGGAAGGAAATCATTATTTCAAGACCGAATGGGCGGGACAGAACCTGCACCGGGCGCTGACACAGTTCCGCCTGACCGCCAGCATCGAGGAACATGAACGACCGATCAAGGCGCTAATCGCAAGCCTGGTCACGGGGTAA
- a CDS encoding FAD:protein FMN transferase — MSDKAFFTFLLKVALLCVPLPMGAALAHAQWLTGEEAIMGTAIRVELWADDKATGEAAIAAVMEEMHRIDREMSPYKPESELSRINREAAKSPVPISAEMFDILSRSIEFSKLSGGAFDITFSSVGYLYDYRHHIKPTDKEIERALPGINYRHILLDAKKQTVKFARPGVRIDLGGIGKGHAVDNGIALLKKRNITQAIITAGGDSRVIGDRGGRPWMVGIRDPRRKDNVVAVIPLINSAISTSGDYERYFEIDGVRYHHIINPKTGRSATGVHSVSVIGPDATTTDGLTKPVFILGPGKGLRLIESIPGIDAVIIDVDGKMFYSSGLQNRKRELFVPAESSPTQ; from the coding sequence ATGTCTGATAAAGCATTTTTTACCTTTTTGCTGAAAGTCGCACTGCTCTGCGTCCCGTTGCCAATGGGGGCAGCGTTGGCGCATGCGCAATGGCTGACCGGTGAAGAAGCCATTATGGGTACGGCGATACGTGTCGAGCTGTGGGCGGACGACAAGGCAACGGGCGAGGCCGCCATCGCCGCGGTGATGGAGGAGATGCACCGAATCGACAGGGAAATGAGTCCGTACAAGCCGGAAAGCGAATTATCACGGATCAACCGCGAGGCGGCGAAAAGTCCCGTGCCCATCAGCGCAGAAATGTTCGATATCCTGTCGCGCTCAATTGAATTCTCGAAACTCAGCGGCGGGGCATTTGATATTACTTTTTCCAGCGTTGGTTATTTGTACGATTATCGCCATCACATAAAACCGACGGACAAGGAAATCGAGAGAGCCCTGCCCGGGATTAATTATCGCCACATACTGCTTGATGCAAAAAAGCAAACGGTCAAATTCGCACGCCCCGGCGTGCGCATTGACCTCGGAGGCATCGGCAAAGGCCATGCGGTGGATAACGGGATCGCGTTGCTGAAGAAACGCAATATTACGCAGGCGATCATCACGGCCGGTGGCGACAGCCGTGTCATTGGCGACAGAGGAGGCAGGCCGTGGATGGTGGGTATTCGCGATCCGCGCCGGAAAGATAATGTGGTTGCCGTGATACCCCTGATCAACTCGGCTATTTCAACCTCGGGGGACTACGAGCGCTACTTCGAAATCGATGGGGTGCGATATCACCACATCATTAATCCAAAGACTGGCCGCTCCGCCACCGGTGTGCACAGCGTGTCGGTGATTGGCCCCGACGCCACCACCACGGACGGCCTCACCAAGCCGGTGTTTATTCTCGGTCCGGGAAAGGGTTTGCGCCTGATCGAATCCATCCCGGGGATCGATGCCGTGATCATCGATGTGGACGGCAAGATGTTCTACTCTTCGGGTTTACAGAACAGAAAACGTGAACTATTTGTACCCGCCGAATCTTCTCCGACTCAATAA
- a CDS encoding adenylate kinase, with protein MKLILLGAPGAGKGTVAKQLTQLDGSVQISTGDILRGAVQAGSDLGKQAKAYMDRGDLVPDELIMGIMEKRLQEPDCQKGFLLDGFPRTIPQAEALKKLLVNSGIKLEMAVNIDVPRNVILDRLTTRRTCSNTKCQAIYNVKSMPPKKEGICDKCGSPIVQREDETEAAISHRLDTYNKKTAPLIGFYEKEGMLLTVSATSSEAVIDAIKKKLGK; from the coding sequence ATGAAGTTGATACTGTTAGGCGCCCCGGGTGCGGGCAAGGGCACGGTTGCGAAGCAACTGACACAGCTGGACGGCTCGGTACAGATTTCCACCGGCGACATCCTGCGTGGCGCGGTGCAGGCCGGTTCCGATCTCGGCAAACAGGCCAAGGCCTACATGGATCGCGGTGATCTGGTGCCGGATGAACTGATCATGGGCATCATGGAAAAGCGCCTGCAGGAACCCGACTGCCAAAAGGGTTTCCTGCTCGACGGTTTCCCGCGCACTATTCCCCAAGCCGAGGCCCTGAAAAAACTGCTGGTGAATAGCGGCATCAAACTCGAGATGGCGGTCAACATCGACGTGCCGCGCAACGTCATCCTCGACCGCCTCACCACCCGCCGTACCTGTTCCAATACCAAGTGCCAGGCGATTTACAACGTCAAAAGCATGCCACCGAAGAAGGAGGGCATTTGCGACAAGTGTGGCAGCCCCATAGTGCAACGCGAGGACGAGACCGAGGCCGCCATCAGCCACCGGCTCGATACTTATAATAAGAAAACCGCCCCGCTCATCGGTTTCTATGAAAAAGAAGGCATGCTGCTGACCGTCAGCGCCACCTCGAGCGAAGCCGTGATCGACGCCATCAAGAAGAAACTCGGCAAGTAA
- a CDS encoding arylesterase, which yields MRRILLTVLLLVGLFPLSAAARTLLVVGDSLSSAYGMEVQSGWVVLLGMRLKQENLDYRIVNASISGDTTANGLVRLPKLLAQHKPTLVIIELGGNDGLRGLSLEQMKHNISMMVTKAKRPGASVLLVGVQLPPNYGKTYTERFQAIYREIAAEQGVALVPSLLEGIATRNDLMQPDRIHASARAQPRMLENVWAHLRHLLESEPRSVPADRYVGGK from the coding sequence ATGCGTCGTATCTTGTTGACAGTACTGTTGTTGGTCGGTTTGTTTCCCCTGTCCGCCGCGGCGCGCACACTGCTCGTGGTCGGCGACAGCCTGAGCTCGGCCTATGGCATGGAGGTACAGTCCGGCTGGGTGGTCTTGCTCGGCATGCGCCTCAAGCAGGAAAACCTCGATTACCGGATCGTTAACGCCAGCATCAGCGGCGACACCACGGCGAATGGTCTGGTGCGGCTCCCCAAACTCCTGGCCCAACACAAACCCACCCTTGTCATCATTGAGCTCGGTGGCAACGATGGTCTTCGCGGACTCTCGCTGGAGCAGATGAAACATAATATCAGCATGATGGTTACGAAGGCCAAGCGCCCTGGCGCGAGTGTGTTATTGGTCGGCGTGCAGCTCCCGCCCAACTATGGCAAAACATACACCGAAAGGTTCCAGGCCATCTACCGTGAAATCGCGGCCGAACAGGGCGTAGCGCTGGTACCGTCCCTGCTGGAGGGAATCGCCACCCGCAACGACCTCATGCAGCCGGATCGGATTCATGCCAGCGCCAGGGCGCAGCCGCGCATGCTGGAAAATGTCTGGGCGCATCTGCGCCACTTGCTTGAGTCAGAACCACGTAGCGTGCCAGCTGACCGTTATGTGGGTGGGAAATAA
- a CDS encoding ABC transporter ATP-binding protein, with product MPAHLNNGIMVSATHLSKRVSTAEGFLDILSGVNLEIKTGERVAIIGVSGSGKSTLLGLLAGLDSPTQGEVMLAGERLDRLDEDGRARVRAGRVGFVFQSFQLLPGLTALENVMLPLELAGFDDPENDARGLLERVGLGERLSHYPRLLSGGEQQRVAIARAFAIKPAILFADEPTGNLDSATGARVIDLLFDLNRELQTTLVLVTHDESLASRCERHIHLDAGRIVKDC from the coding sequence ATGCCTGCACACCTTAATAATGGAATCATGGTTTCCGCGACCCATCTTTCGAAGCGGGTTAGTACCGCCGAGGGCTTTCTCGACATCTTGTCGGGTGTGAATCTTGAGATCAAGACCGGTGAACGTGTGGCAATTATCGGCGTATCGGGCTCAGGCAAATCCACCCTGCTCGGGCTGCTGGCCGGTCTCGATTCCCCCACGCAAGGCGAGGTGATGCTTGCCGGCGAGCGCCTCGACCGGCTCGATGAAGACGGGCGGGCACGCGTGCGTGCCGGACGTGTCGGGTTCGTGTTCCAGAGTTTTCAACTGCTTCCCGGCCTGACCGCTCTGGAAAATGTCATGCTGCCGCTTGAACTGGCCGGATTCGATGACCCTGAAAATGACGCCCGGGGACTGCTCGAACGCGTCGGTCTCGGTGAACGGCTTTCGCATTATCCGCGTCTGCTTTCAGGCGGCGAACAGCAGCGCGTGGCGATAGCGCGCGCCTTCGCGATCAAGCCCGCGATCCTGTTTGCCGACGAGCCCACCGGCAATCTCGACAGCGCCACCGGCGCGCGCGTTATCGACCTGCTTTTCGATCTCAATCGGGAACTGCAGACCACGCTGGTGCTGGTGACGCACGATGAAAGCCTCGCTTCACGCTGCGAACGCCATATACATCTGGATGCCGGCCGCATCGTGAAGGATTGTTGA
- a CDS encoding FtsX-like permease family protein gives MHSLRLFPLALRLLMRDWRAGELRILAAAIVIAVGAVTAISFFSDRLNRAMTYQSADLLGADLRLTSTEPVPKSWLKAAADYNLRETETLDFASVVVHGEKLQLASLKAAGAGYPLRGVLRTALALHALETATSEIPTPGTAWVEPRIMQSLGLTVGASIEIGSAAFTVTRVLTYEPGRGGSFFTLAPRVLIHGDDVGRTGVIQPGSRVTYSYLFAGTDNDLARYKEWLKTRLGPHHQLLDVRDGGSSLGRALGRAERYLGLTSLLAVILAGVAIAMGARRYSERHFDVSAMLRCLGATQRDLVALFVPQFLLLGLIASAIGCLSGWLTQEAIFYLLKDLRPMRLPAAGIAPVMFGFFTGLLALAGFALPPLLRLQQVPPLRVIRRELAPLPPTAWFVYGSASAAILILMWRHTGSLLLTASVLAGSLAASLALAAIAGALLVFSRRVHQRVGVAWRFGLNNLWRRTQTSIGQILAFGLALMAMAVIALLRTDLLNTWETQLPPDTPNHFAFNILPQDVTAVEKFFTTHRIPANALYPMVRGRLTGINGKPVVEAVTKEESGNEAIQRELNLTWTDTVPSDNRIVHGTWWDRTAPDNRVSVEEKLAKKLGVKLEDELTFSIAGAELRTRVANIRTVQWDSFHPNFYMIFPPGTLDTFPATYLTSFYLGPDQKPQLTSLVRAFPAITVLEMDQVLSQVRTILAQVTAAVELVLLFVLAAGFAVLFAALATSLDERFYEGALLRTLGARRQQLRAAHFAEFSVLGLLAGLLAAIGTELIAYVLYTRAFELEYSFKWPVWLAAPFLGGLLIGLAGYWGTRRVVRQSPLTILREL, from the coding sequence ATGCACAGCTTGCGCCTGTTCCCGCTGGCGTTGCGCCTGCTGATGCGCGACTGGCGTGCCGGTGAGTTGCGCATTCTGGCCGCCGCCATTGTGATTGCCGTGGGCGCGGTCACCGCCATCAGCTTTTTCAGTGATCGACTGAATCGTGCCATGACCTATCAATCGGCGGACCTGCTCGGGGCGGATCTGCGTTTGACGAGCACTGAGCCGGTGCCGAAATCCTGGCTCAAGGCCGCCGCCGATTACAACCTGCGCGAGACAGAAACACTCGACTTCGCCAGCGTGGTCGTGCATGGCGAAAAATTGCAGCTCGCCAGCCTCAAGGCCGCCGGGGCAGGTTATCCCCTGCGCGGGGTTTTGCGGACGGCGCTTGCCTTGCATGCCTTGGAAACGGCAACCAGTGAAATACCCACGCCCGGCACTGCCTGGGTCGAGCCACGCATCATGCAGTCGCTGGGTTTGACCGTCGGCGCGAGCATTGAAATCGGCAGCGCGGCGTTCACCGTTACACGTGTTCTCACTTATGAGCCGGGACGCGGCGGAAGTTTTTTCACTCTCGCGCCACGCGTGCTGATACACGGGGATGATGTCGGTCGCACGGGAGTGATTCAACCCGGCAGTCGCGTAACTTACAGTTACCTGTTCGCCGGTACTGACAATGATCTGGCGCGCTACAAGGAATGGCTCAAGACCCGTCTTGGTCCACATCATCAATTGCTCGACGTGCGCGATGGCGGCAGTTCCCTTGGCCGCGCACTGGGACGCGCCGAACGTTATCTCGGCCTCACCAGTTTGCTGGCCGTGATCCTGGCAGGGGTGGCGATTGCCATGGGGGCACGACGCTACAGTGAACGCCACTTTGATGTCAGCGCCATGTTGCGTTGTCTTGGCGCCACGCAACGGGATCTTGTAGCGTTGTTTGTGCCGCAATTCCTGTTGCTTGGGCTGATCGCGAGCGCCATTGGCTGTCTATCCGGCTGGCTCACACAGGAAGCCATCTTTTATTTGCTCAAGGACCTGCGACCCATGCGTCTGCCGGCCGCCGGGATCGCGCCGGTGATGTTCGGATTCTTCACCGGTCTACTGGCGCTCGCCGGCTTCGCGTTACCGCCGTTGCTACGCTTGCAGCAGGTGCCACCGCTGCGGGTCATACGCCGCGAGCTGGCGCCGTTGCCGCCAACAGCGTGGTTTGTGTACGGCTCCGCCAGCGCGGCAATACTGATACTGATGTGGCGCCACACCGGCAGCTTGCTCCTCACGGCTTCAGTGCTGGCCGGTAGCCTCGCGGCGTCCCTCGCACTGGCGGCTATTGCCGGCGCGCTGCTGGTCTTCAGCCGTCGCGTGCACCAGCGTGTCGGTGTGGCCTGGCGTTTCGGGCTGAACAATCTGTGGCGCCGTACGCAAACGAGCATCGGCCAGATCCTTGCCTTCGGGCTCGCGCTCATGGCGATGGCGGTGATCGCGTTGCTGCGCACCGATCTGCTGAACACCTGGGAGACACAGTTGCCGCCCGATACGCCGAATCATTTTGCATTCAATATCCTGCCGCAGGACGTGACGGCCGTGGAGAAATTCTTTACGACACACCGGATCCCGGCAAACGCGCTCTACCCCATGGTGCGCGGCCGCCTGACCGGGATCAATGGCAAACCGGTGGTCGAGGCAGTCACAAAAGAAGAATCGGGCAATGAAGCGATCCAGCGCGAGCTCAATCTCACGTGGACCGATACCGTGCCGTCTGACAATCGGATCGTGCATGGAACATGGTGGGACCGCACCGCACCCGACAATCGGGTTTCTGTCGAGGAAAAGCTCGCCAAAAAACTGGGGGTCAAGCTTGAAGATGAATTGACGTTTTCAATTGCCGGGGCTGAGCTGCGGACGCGCGTGGCAAATATCCGCACGGTCCAATGGGATTCCTTCCATCCCAACTTCTACATGATCTTCCCTCCCGGAACGCTCGATACATTCCCCGCCACTTATCTCACGAGCTTTTATCTGGGACCGGACCAGAAGCCGCAGCTGACTTCGCTGGTCCGCGCCTTTCCGGCAATAACGGTGCTCGAGATGGATCAGGTGCTGTCGCAGGTGCGGACCATTCTCGCGCAGGTGACGGCCGCCGTGGAACTGGTGCTGCTGTTTGTGCTGGCCGCCGGATTTGCAGTCCTGTTCGCCGCTTTGGCCACCAGCCTGGATGAGCGTTTTTACGAAGGCGCGCTGCTGCGCACGCTCGGTGCACGCCGGCAACAGCTACGGGCCGCGCACTTCGCTGAATTCTCCGTGCTCGGCCTGCTCGCCGGCCTGCTCGCCGCGATTGGCACGGAACTCATAGCCTATGTGCTCTATACGCGTGCTTTTGAACTCGAATACAGTTTCAAGTGGCCGGTATGGCTCGCCGCGCCGTTCCTGGGGGGATTATTAATCGGATTGGCCGGTTATTGGGGCACGCGCCGCGTGGTGCGCCAAAGTCCACTGACTATCCTGCGCGAACTTTGA
- a CDS encoding TusE/DsrC/DsvC family sulfur relay protein — translation MEIPQRDGDGYLIDRDAWTPEIGRAMAEVDGVALDDLKWSHITKARDYYEEFSVVPPIRKFAKFIEEDQKDLFKLWMTGPMKPITKYGGLPKPTGCV, via the coding sequence ATGGAAATTCCGCAACGTGATGGTGATGGTTACTTGATTGATCGAGACGCGTGGACACCGGAAATTGGCCGCGCCATGGCGGAGGTCGATGGTGTAGCGCTTGATGACCTGAAGTGGTCGCACATCACGAAAGCGCGTGATTATTACGAAGAGTTTAGCGTGGTGCCGCCGATTCGAAAATTCGCGAAGTTCATCGAGGAGGATCAGAAAGACCTGTTCAAGCTCTGGATGACCGGCCCGATGAAACCGATCACCAAGTACGGTGGCCTGCCTAAACCGACGGGTTGTGTTTGA
- a CDS encoding D-hexose-6-phosphate mutarotase: protein MEVINAHASATLALQGGHIMSWQPKSETEPVVWLSRAANFTPGKSIRGGVPVCWPWFGTHATDPKRPTHGFARTVPWEVTATRALDNGATEIALTLVETDQTRTMWPHRTKLSITITVGPRLKIALATDNLGNEDAVIGEALHAYFHIGDIADIRIGGLEGCDYLDKVGGGNVHRRQDGPVVFSAETDRIYSNTDAECVIEDPRLKRRIHVAKSGSYSTVVWNPWTEKANKMGDFGPDGWRGMVCVESANAAENVVTIRKGSRHTLAVEYWTEKYSG, encoded by the coding sequence ATGGAAGTGATTAATGCCCATGCCAGTGCCACCCTTGCCCTGCAAGGTGGGCATATCATGAGCTGGCAGCCGAAATCGGAAACCGAGCCCGTGGTGTGGCTATCGCGCGCCGCCAATTTTACTCCCGGGAAATCTATTCGCGGTGGTGTGCCGGTGTGCTGGCCATGGTTTGGGACACACGCGACAGATCCCAAGCGACCGACGCATGGGTTCGCTCGTACCGTGCCATGGGAAGTGACCGCCACGCGCGCACTCGATAACGGTGCAACTGAAATAGCGCTGACTCTGGTGGAAACAGATCAGACGCGCACCATGTGGCCACATCGGACAAAGTTATCTATTACCATCACCGTGGGGCCGAGACTCAAGATTGCGCTTGCCACCGACAATCTCGGGAATGAAGATGCAGTCATTGGTGAGGCCTTGCATGCTTATTTTCACATTGGTGACATTGCTGATATCCGCATCGGCGGGTTGGAAGGTTGTGACTACCTCGACAAGGTGGGTGGCGGCAATGTGCATCGCCGCCAGGACGGACCGGTGGTTTTCTCCGCAGAGACAGACCGGATTTATTCGAATACCGATGCCGAGTGCGTGATTGAAGATCCGCGCTTGAAGCGTCGCATCCATGTAGCGAAATCGGGTAGTTACTCAACCGTGGTGTGGAATCCCTGGACCGAGAAGGCCAATAAAATGGGTGATTTTGGCCCGGATGGCTGGCGCGGGATGGTTTGTGTTGAGAGCGCTAACGCGGCGGAAAATGTGGTGACAATCAGGAAAGGCAGCCGTCACACGCTCGCGGTGGAATATTGGACGGAAAAATACTCAGGGTAA
- a CDS encoding AAA family ATPase, which yields MKIIAVANQKGGCGKTTTAINLAACLGKKEQRVLLLDLDPQGHSSLGFGVYNEDARDLYDVLTGEIGIEDIILPNVFTGVDVAPATKMLAAAEHLPVRSDERDIQLEKHLAPIRDRYDYIVIDCPPSMGLLCFNALTAADLVLIPIEMSLFGMHGIDRMYEIIRELRERHGRKIPIRVLPTLVDSRTRLCRQFLHEVGERFADDVLSVMVQFTVRLKEAVRQGVPIIAYDPTSTVAVQYDRLANELMFILQDPAAAVGESESETLSRLTAMKRAFEEARSRLAGHGGRQKVVLRFYDFNGRDVKLAGSFNDWRPDQGIVTRTENDFVEKVVMLMPGAYQYRLIVDGIWQEDPSNPEQVPNYSGGFNSVLQVEEEQETASA from the coding sequence ATGAAAATCATTGCCGTTGCCAATCAGAAGGGTGGTTGCGGGAAAACCACTACCGCTATCAATCTCGCTGCCTGTCTTGGAAAAAAAGAACAGCGTGTATTGTTACTGGACCTGGACCCGCAGGGCCACTCCTCGCTGGGATTCGGTGTATACAACGAGGACGCGCGCGATTTGTATGATGTTTTAACCGGGGAAATCGGTATCGAAGATATTATTCTGCCCAATGTTTTCACCGGCGTGGATGTGGCCCCAGCGACCAAGATGCTCGCCGCGGCGGAACATCTGCCGGTTCGAAGCGATGAGCGCGACATTCAGCTTGAGAAACACTTGGCGCCGATCCGCGATCGCTACGACTATATCGTTATCGACTGCCCACCCTCAATGGGGCTGCTCTGCTTCAATGCGCTGACGGCGGCGGACCTGGTGCTGATCCCGATCGAGATGAGTCTGTTTGGCATGCACGGCATCGACCGGATGTACGAAATCATCCGTGAGTTGCGTGAACGCCATGGACGTAAAATTCCTATCCGTGTTCTGCCCACGTTGGTCGACAGTCGCACGCGCCTGTGTCGGCAGTTTTTGCATGAGGTGGGAGAGCGCTTTGCCGATGATGTGCTGTCCGTCATGGTGCAGTTCACGGTGCGGCTTAAAGAGGCCGTGCGCCAGGGTGTGCCGATCATTGCCTATGACCCGACTTCGACTGTTGCCGTGCAGTACGATCGGCTGGCGAATGAGCTGATGTTTATTTTGCAGGACCCTGCGGCGGCAGTGGGTGAAAGCGAAAGCGAGACCTTGTCGCGCCTGACCGCGATGAAGCGCGCCTTCGAAGAAGCCAGGTCGCGTCTCGCTGGGCATGGCGGAAGACAAAAGGTGGTGTTGCGCTTTTACGATTTCAACGGCAGGGATGTGAAGCTCGCTGGAAGTTTCAATGACTGGCGGCCGGATCAAGGCATCGTTACCCGTACGGAAAACGACTTTGTGGAAAAAGTTGTCATGTTGATGCCCGGCGCATATCAGTATCGTTTAATTGTTGATGGCATCTGGCAGGAGGATCCCTCCAATCCCGAACAGGTGCCGAATTATTCAGGTGGATTCAATTCGGTCTTGCAAGTGGAGGAAGAACAGGAAACGGCCAGCGCCTAG
- a CDS encoding DsbA family protein: protein MPTQRILWYFADPMCSWCWGFAPVISAIKEAYSDRVKIALMLGGLRPGTTEPMALKSREEILHHWQDVHRMTGQPFTFEGAMPEGFVYDTEPPSRAVIAVADINSEAIFPYFKSVQEAFYALGRNVTQPETLAELAEQHNIERTVFLDRFRSDEMQKKTQTHFQIARESGVRGFPTVVLQDGATGTLLTNGYRPFDELQPAIDQWLSQPERQDE from the coding sequence ATGCCGACACAACGGATCCTGTGGTATTTCGCCGACCCCATGTGTTCGTGGTGCTGGGGCTTCGCGCCCGTGATCAGCGCGATCAAGGAGGCCTATTCCGACCGCGTGAAGATAGCCCTGATGCTGGGCGGGCTCCGACCGGGCACGACCGAACCCATGGCGCTAAAATCACGCGAAGAAATTCTGCATCACTGGCAGGATGTGCACCGCATGACGGGCCAGCCCTTCACTTTCGAGGGCGCGATGCCTGAAGGATTTGTCTACGATACTGAACCACCCAGTCGCGCGGTGATCGCCGTGGCTGACATTAATTCCGAGGCTATCTTTCCCTATTTCAAATCGGTGCAGGAGGCATTTTATGCGCTCGGGCGGAATGTCACCCAGCCAGAAACACTGGCAGAGCTGGCAGAGCAACATAATATAGAGAGGACGGTGTTCCTCGATCGGTTTCGATCTGACGAAATGCAGAAAAAGACGCAAACACATTTTCAGATCGCCCGCGAATCCGGAGTGCGTGGATTCCCGACCGTGGTTTTGCAAGACGGAGCTACCGGCACGCTTTTGACCAACGGCTACCGTCCGTTCGATGAGCTGCAACCTGCCATCGACCAGTGGTTGTCACAGCCGGAAAGGCAGGATGAATAA